In the genome of Quercus robur chromosome 3, dhQueRobu3.1, whole genome shotgun sequence, one region contains:
- the LOC126718728 gene encoding pentatricopeptide repeat-containing protein At2g02750 has product MTMKREIAKLVSDGFFKEAISLYSQCHSASLPPNKFTFPPLLKACAKLKSLPQGQILHTHLIKTGFSSHVYAATSLTDMYMKLHLLHDALKVFDEMPERNPTSFNAVISGFLQNGYSREAFSVFKQVGFGTFRPNSETISCLLLACESVRHGMEMHCWAIKLGVETEVYVATSIVTMYSNYEELVSATKVFEGTRNKSVVSYNAFISGLLQNGVPQLVLDVFKDMRECSVEVPNSVTFVLVLSACATLLYLRFGRQVHGFIMKTAKEFNATLATALVDMYSKCGCWHLAFDAFKELDGIRNLITWNSMICGMMLNAQSENAVELFEQLECEGLVPDSATWNSMISGFSQLGKGVEAIKYFKRMLSAGIVPSLKSITSLLPACSDLSALQCGKEIHGHTIRTDISSDEFIATALIDMYMKCGYHDLARRIFDQFDRKPDDPAFWNAMISGFGRNGENESAFEIFDRMREEKVQPNAATFISVLSVCGHTGQVDKGWQVFRMMSKDYGLKPKPEHIGCMVDLLGRSGQLGEARELIQELSHPSASVFASLLGACKYHLDSEVGEEMAMKLAELEPENPTPLVILSNIYAEFGRWGDVKRIRGIMNNKGLRKLPGSSLIGEM; this is encoded by the coding sequence ATGACTATGAAGCGCGAAATAGCAAAGCTAGTTTCTGATGGGTTCTTCAAAGAAGccatttctttatattctcaATGCCACTCAGCCTCACTCCCTCCTAACAAATTCACCTTCCCACCACTCCTCAAAGCCTGTGCCAAGCTCAAATCACTTCCACAGGGCCAAATCCTCCATACCCATCTCATCAAAACCGGTTTTTCTTCACATGTTTACGCAGCCACTTCTCTCACTGACATGTACATGAAGCTGCATCTCTTACATGATGCACTCAAAGTGTTCGATGAAATGCCTGAGAGAAACCCAACTTCATTCAATGCTGTAATTTCGGGGTTTTTGCAAAATGGGTATTCTAGAGAAGCATTCTCGGTGTTCAAACAAGTGGGGTTTGGAACGTTCAGGCCAAATTCGGAGACTATATCTTGTTTGTTGTTGGCATGTGAAAGTGTTCGACATGGCATGGAAATGCATTGCTGGGCGATAAAGTTGGGGGTTGAGACAGAGGTTTATGTTGCAACGTCAATTGTGACTATGTATTCGAATTACGAAGAGTTGGTTTCAGCTACAAAGGTGTTTGAAGGAACACGTAATAAGAGTGTAGTAAGCTATAATGCTTTTATTTCGGGGCTTTTGCAGAATGGTGTTCCGCAATTGGTTTTGGATGTGTTTAAGGACATGAGGGAATGTTCAGTTGAAGTACCAAATTCGGTTACTTTTGTTTTGGTTCTTTCTGCATGTGCTACTCTTCTGTATCTTCGATTTGGTAGGCAAGTTCATGGATTCATCATGAAAACTGCAAAAGAATTCAATGCAACACTGGCAACTGCGTTGGTAGACATGTATTCCAAGTGTGGCTGTTGGCATTTAGCATTTGATGCATTCAAAGAGCTTGATGGAATCAGGAACTTAATAACATGGAATTCGATGATTTGTGGTATGATGTTGAATGCTCAGAGTGAGAATGCTGTTGAGCTATTTGAACAGTTAGAATGTGAAGGATTGGTACCTGATTCAGCAACATGGAATTCAATGATTAGTGGGTTTTCACAACTAGGGAAAGGAGTTGAAGCTATTAAGTACTTCAAGAGAATGCTATCTGCTGGCATAGTCCCAAGTTTAAAGTCTATCACAAGCCTTTTACCAGCCTGTTCGGATTTGTCTGCTCTGCAGTGTGGAAAAGAGATTCATGGGCATACAATTAGAACTGATATTAGTAGTGATGAGTTCATAGCCACTGCACTCATTGACATGTATATGAAATGTGGATATCATGATTTGGCACGAAGAATTTTCGATCAGTTTGATAGAAAGCCTGATGATCCTGCATTCTGGAATGCAATGATATCTGGTTTTGGAAGAAATGGAGAGAACGAATCTGCATTTGAAATATTTGACCGGATGCGAGAAGAAAAGGTACAACCAAATGCAGCAACTTTTATTAGCGTGTTATCTGTATGTGGTCACACTGGTCAGGTCGACAAAGGATGGCAAGTTTTTAGGATGATGAGTAAAGATTATGGCTTGAAACCAAAACCAGAGCACATTGGTTGTATGGTTGACCTTTTGGGTCGATCTGGGCAGTTGGGTGAAGCTCGAGAACTAATACAAGAATTATCACATCCTTCTGCTTCTGTTTTTGCTTCTTTGCTTGGTGCTTGTAAGTATCATTTAGATTCTGAAGTGGGGGAAGAAATGGCTATGAAGCTTGCAGAATTAGAGCCGGAAAATCCAACTCCTTTGGTGATCCTGTCCAATATATATGCTGAATTTGGAAGATGGGGGGATGTCAAAAGGATTAGGGGGATAATGAACAACAAAGGATTAAGAAAGCTCCCTGGCTCTAGCTTAATAGGAGAAATGTGA